CAGGACATACTTAAGGGGGTCATTGTCTGTCCACACAGTGAACCTGTGACCCCGCAACCAGTGACTAAATTGATCACAAATAGCTCACTTCATAGCGAAAAACTCGAGCCGATAAGCAGGATATTTAGACAGGGCATGATTCAGTGACTTGCTCGCTAAAGCAATAGGCCGGGCTTTGTCCTCACTGGGCTGCACCTGAGACAGAACAGCTCCAAGACCACTGGTAGATGCATCAACAGACAATAGGAAAGGCTTCGTAAAGTCTGGATGCGCCATGGATGGAGGCACACTACTTATCAGTGCAGATTTAAAATTCTGAAAGGCCTCTGCACACTCAGGGGACCAGTCCTGAGGGCAGAGCTTTCTCTTCTGCCTACCTACCCCATTACCTCTGTGCGGCCGCTTAGACCCACCTGTAAGCGCAAACAACGGCCTTGCAAGCACAGAGCAGTTTTCAGTAAAATGCTGGTAGTAAacagcctgatgagccagactcacatcaagatgtagggtctgggaactcaccattggTAGTGCTCAATCGGAGGGGCGGAATaaacagttgtctttcaaatttcctctttcatttcccaccagcagagctagttgaccagttgatcaaacttttgccaacttaaaaaaagcttaactccatctatccatcttaACTCCATCttagcatccatcttctttgttttcaagtagcagggaattcacacagaaccgtcgcaactctgccatcattatgtttagcgaagtttggtttttccaGCTCTCAAGCCAAtgaagagttgctagactaccctggctgcaaattacatttgctgccgctagggtgcgtctagatttctaggctaggtagTAAACCACCATGCCAAGAAAGGAGCGGATCTTACTAGCTGACAGTGTGACGTCATCAGCATCTGTCAGAACTGACTGCGAAACATTCACCATAGCCTAAACCTTATCTGGATCGCTTGCAACACTCTCCTGAGAAATTATATAACCTAAAAATGTCAACGATCTCTTAAGAAACACTTAGCAGGAGACAGAAAGGAGACAGCTTCAGGTTGTGCTCCTTCAACTGCTCAAACACCATGCGTTACAAACACTCTGCCTCAGACTTGGCAAATACAAGCATATCATCGAGGTAGCACAAAAGACTTAGGAAATTCTGAACACCAAGGATGGACAGCATCATCCTCATGAAGGTAGCTGGGCTATTACAAAGGGCCCCAGGAAGCCTGTTGTATTCGTGCAATCCTAATGGAGAGGAAAAGGCTGTATATTTCTTATCATCCTCATGCACTGGCACATTGTAATGTGAGCCAGACGTTAAATCCATAGTGGAGAAAAATACATTACCACCCAGGCCAGCTTTGTTGCTTAATTCTACCTTATATTCCTTGAAAAATGTTCACATCACAGTGCTCAGGATTGTTATTTTTTGGACCAAATAGTTAAATAAAGTTGTTAAGCAAGAAGCATTGACTTGAGTGGTATACATTTTGGAATTATATGTTGTTATGAGGCCACTGTCACCACCGTCAGTTCTAAAGTCACCACTGTCAGAGggagttttatttgttttaaatggATATGCCTACAATAATGTTTCTTAAGTGCTGTTGAGTTATTAATGTAATAGTCTCttttaatacaaaaatatgtttgttcaataaaaaaacattacttTTTCTATTTAGgcttaaaataaatgttgtaTGATGTTAGATCTTTTAAAAGGAGTACACGTGAAGCAGTATAAAAAATGAACAAAAGTGAATATTCAACATTTAACAGCATATATGTGTACTAAGAATCTCAGATAATGATTTAACTCTAAATACATACTAGaccaaataaatacaaaataatttgcTTTTTATTGTGTCTGACGGTGTTGACAAAGACAAAGTAATAACTCAAAAAGGACCtattttatgaaaaaaaaaatacaaaatgggGAGCTGACACTGGTACATTGCTGAACAGCCAAGACCTTGGTCTATAATGATATACCTTCAGATGTTGTAATTTAACTAACTATTTCTTTTCAAAATTAAAACCTGTTTTATCCAAATTCTCAAGAATCAgtgaaatataaaaaaaatgccaCCTTCGTGCTTCACTTAGCCAAACCACTTTATCTTCATTTAACTGATGGAAAAATGTGCTCCCTATATTCATCAGGCTTCTGTTCGTGTTTACTCTGCATTTTGATACCAAAGAGCTGTTTGACTCAGATGATATGGGGTTCCAGGAGTGCTAAAGGTGTTGAGAAGATGACATTTAGATATTTATAGGTGTCCCGAATGAATGCCTGTGGATATACCAAAATACTGGCCAAACCCAAAATGATTACTAGTCTCCAGAAGCCTGGCAGAGGAGGAATAATCCAGCATACTAATGATCCGAAGCACACATTTGGAGATGACATAATGTTTGAGCATTTGACATTGAAGCAATTCTGGTGTACTCCCTTCCGTTGTGCTGTAAACGGACCGTGCCTATTTTCAGTCTTGCCCACTGTCTACCCATCTCCTCTTGTCATGTTGACTCCCATACTGTACGGTACGTGTCATGCATGCTTGCCAGCCTTCAGTGTGCATTTTAGAGTTCCACTCGTATCTGCTGTAGAAAGGCATGCCGGATAAATCGGTCTGACAGGCAGTGATTCAGAGTCCCCCCAGGCCAGCTGTTGGCCACTGGTTTTTCCTGTCCCCTGTCCGTTTGCATCCTCTATTTCCTGGTTCCAGCTGAGCCTGAGACATTCATCAgacagcatacatacatacatacagacagtcATCAAGCAACAAACATACAGTCCTTTAGGtatcagcagcagagagatcctttttctttcctatattgcttgaaacctgtggcatgcttaataatgtggaacatccttcttaagtagttttcctttgtttgggctcacctggcaaactaattatcacaggtgtctgagattgatttcaatgattcaaagagccctgagacacaataccatccatgagtttaattgaaaaaaatttgcataataatttggaacatgGTGTACAGTCCTTTAGGTATCTTCAATAGGTTGACTGGATTTCTTCTTTTATTGATGGCGGCACACTTTTTCTCTCATCCACACAGGCCCCATCCTCCTGCGTGCCTCCCTCTGAACAACAGGTGAGTTTAACCCAAAGTCGCCTGGAAATCAAATATCTCATATGAGTGGTTGATGTTTGTGGCGGCATCCTTATCATTACCCTCGGTCTCTTTTATCTGTAGGGTTCTGTCAAGCCAGCGGGCCAGAAATCCAAAAGCTGCCTGTTCAGGTAAGTGTGGATGCTGGATATCggcagtttgttttgtttgggatCAGCTGGGGCTTGAGTTTGTCACTGACTGTTTGCCACTCTGACACAGTATCCTGACTGCATGCGATGCGAGTGAGCGATTAGTGGCAAAATCAGTTCGAGTACTTTTCAATTGGAAAGTCTTAACTGGATGCGACACTACATAGTGTTGTGCAGTGCAATGCAGCGTGACATTTTGAGCAAAGCTTTTGTCGGGCgttctatttttattttctttctgtagTTTACGTTGTTCTGCTGTTGAGCGAGAAATATGGCACAATACACTGACATATTTAACGGGATTCAGTGTGGAGCGAGAACATTCAATGCTACACCACAGTCGGTCGCTCGCATGCAGTTAGGATACCCTGTGAGGCGTCACCATCAGCCACTGTGATTGGCTCTCAGACTGAGAGGAAGTAAACTGATGCCGGtgatctttctgtctctgtctgttgtCTGTGGCCCAGGAGTGGGAGTGAAGACTGCGTGATGGACCGGGTCATGGAGAGGCACTACGACTTCGACCTCACCTACATCACCGAGAGGATCATCTCCGTCTTTTTCCTGCCCAACCTGGATGAAGAGCGCTACCGCGGCAACCTGAAGGAAGTGGCTGCCATGCTGAAGTCCAAACACCAGGACAAGTTCTTGGTTCGTTCGAGATTTGTAGATTTGATCATTAGTAATTTTGCCTTTTGTGTCTTCAAATCAAAGCTCAGTAAAGTAACAAGTCTATCTTTTTGTTGTAGCTCCTCAATCTGTCTGAAAAGCGGCATGACATCAGCAGACTGAATCCAAAGGTAAACATTAATGATAAGtcctccattcattcattcattcattcatacaggAGGTGTATGGACTAACTGGTTTAAAGCAATAATGAAATGCCTTACCTTGACATTACCAGTGCATGTCTCTGTGAACGTGCATGTCTGTCCTGAAGCTACACATCTGGGTTTTCCTCTGTGATGTTCATTCAGCTTCCCTTTCGACCTACCCCATCTTCCCTGACCAACGCCACTGTTCCCCTGTGCCCCCCTGACCAACGCCACTGTTCCCCTGTGCCCCCCTGACCAACGCCACTGTTCCCCTGTTCCCCACCCTAACCAACGCCACTGTTCCCCTGTTCCCCCTTAACCAACGCCACTGTTCCCCTGTTCCCCACCCTAACCAACGCCACTGTTCCCCTGTTCCCCACCTTAACCAACGCCACTGTTCCCCTGTTCCCCCTTAACCAACGCCACTGTTCCCCTGTTCCCCCTTAACCAACGCCACTGTTCCCCTGTTCCCCACCCTGACCAACGCCACTGTTCCCCTGTTCCCCCTTAACCAACGCCACTGTTCCCCTGTTCCCCACCCTAACCAACGCCACTGTTCCCCTGTTCCCCCTTAACCAACGCCACTGTTCCCCTGTTCCCCCTTAACCAACGCCACTGTTCCCCTGTTCCCCCTTAACCAACGCCACTGTTCCCCTGTCCCCCCTTAACCAATGCCACTGTTCCCCTGTGCTCCCTCAGGTGCATGACTTCGGCTGGCCGGACCTGCACGCTCCTCCACTGGATAAAATCTGTGCCATTTGCAAGGCCATGGAGAGCTGGTTAACTTCTGACCCCCAGCACGTTGTGGTCCTCCACTGCAAGGTCAGGGCTCAAGCGCTTCTGATGTCATTTCTAGTAACACTGCAGATGGAATTGGAATTAGATAATTAGATGGATGTACAGTTTCTAAGAGCTGAACCTCCAGTCTTGGTGTCTGCAGTCTGAAAGAAGCATAGTGATTACACTACCTTTATATTGAAGTGTTTGGCACCTTTATTTGTTACTGAAAAAAACTACAAGATtagtagtcaagtcaagtcaagtttatttatatagcgcatttcatacacagaggtcattcaatgtgctttacataaacaaaagcaagcagtaaaaaataaaagcataaaagggcaatagtgaaagaatagtttaaaaggtaaagatcatagtaataataataaaacaaaataataataataaaaaataaaataaaacataaaacgcacaaggtaaataatttaaaaatagagaatgattaaaaagacaaaataaaagacacaaggtagaataattttcaAGGAAGATTCAGAAttgtaactcagtgcagttagcagaaaaCATCTAGCATAGTATGTTATAGATTGCTATGCTATATATTTTATACTGTGTAGTATGAGATGACAGACTTTTGGTTCACTGTCTCACTGTCTTACAGGGTAACAAAGGAAAGACAGGGGTGATTGTGGCAGCCTACATGCACTACAGTAAGATCTCTGCCGGGTGAGAGTTTCATTTCTAATCTACTTAACCTGAAGCATTGTAATGAGTTTCATATTTCCTATGAGTTTTCCTATTTCCCATGAGTGTCTCCAACTATGTTTGTAGAAACaatgtggtgtgtttgtattcACAGGGCTGACCAGGCCCTGTCCACAGTAGCCATGAGGAAGTTCTGTGAGGATAAGATATCTCCTTTTTTCCAGCCATCTCAGAACAGGTACTGGTCCCTAAATAACGATCTTGCCCTTTTATGTTTTGTACCTGTCTCTTTCAGACAGCttaactttctttttttctttctctttaatctaacctctctctttctctctctgtctctctctctcttttttccaggtatATTTATTACTTTGGTGGCCTTTTGTCTGGCAGCATTAAGATGAACAGCAGTCCCCTGTTCCTGCACCAGGTCCTCATCCCCTCTCTGCCAGACTTCCAGACTGGAGGAGGTAACTAACATTAGCTCAGCTGCTGGACGGAACTGGACATCTCCTTTATCGGGGGACTGACTCTGTCGTGGAGCAGTCACTTAGGTTTTGCTCTTAGATGAAAGAAGATGATTTTTTTCTCCTTAAAAATAACCATTCAATGGCTTTCTGGTTTACTTTTCAGGTTACTCCCCTTTCCTGAAGATCTATCAGTCTCTTCAGTTGGTCTATACCTCTGGCATATAGTAAGTTTGTTGGATGTTTAGCTGTAGCCCACATTTAAGATGCAACTTACATTGCAATTACACAATGTACAATTTGTATTACACATGCCCATATACATGTTATTTTTTAGCAATAGGTTTGTTTGCCTATAAACTACATTGACTGCTTGAAAGCCTGTTTGCTTGACTGTGTGTAACTCTGTATGTTTGACTTTGCATAACCCTGTTTGTTTGGTACTGTAACCTGAGTACATGGAACATGTCTCTCTGTACGTTCCATACTGTGTCCAAGTGAACATGTGATACTATGTGCAGTTAGGTTTAGATGACTGAACTAGGTGCACCACTTAATTGTgtataactctctctctttctctctctctctctctttctctgtgcctgtgtgcgtgtgtgtctgtgtgtgtatatatgtgtgtatttgtgcgcaGTGATGTGCAGGGCTCCGGgagcagccgtgtgtgtgtgaccatagaGCCAGCACTACTGCTGAAAGGAGACATCATGGTAAGACAAAAACAAAGGTGCTCCATTACCCAGTGTACTAATTAAGGCCTCTTACCTCACTAACACTTTATAATTGCCAGTGTTTCTCTAAACCAAGGATACAGTGAGGCCTTTGTAGTAGACCAaggaccattttgttttgttcagtGGATAAAGGATCAGGATCATTTTTGAGACAATGCCATGGATGGCTGTTCCTGTAACATTTGTAAAAATATGAGTATGCAGTATGTGACTTTAACGTTtttaaatttccccttggggatcaataaagtatctatctatctatctaaagcgGCAGTATGCAGGTGTTCACCATTTATGTATATTTTAGCAGGTGGCTTGATGCTATGGATTCCTCAACTTTAATTTGTTGAGACCTACTATAGCTATGTCAAGGAGAGATAAACAGATCTGGTGTTCTCAATAAGCCACTCAGGCTATTCACTATTCATTTTGTGCTTTGGCACTGAAACCCTCaaaaaaaaggtttttaaaAACAGGCTTTACATTATGACATTGATGGTATActaaataaattaaaacaaaATACATCGGTTAGCAAGCTAGGAAGCTTTCATCTTTACATGCTGTGCTGTAATTGGTGTTTATGAGCCAAGTATGATTATTATTAGCATGTTTtatgttaaaaaatatataatttggTTGTCCATCTCTGTGCTGTTTTCCCACCAGGTGAAGTGTTATCATCGACACATGCATGGATATGGCCGAGACTGTGTGTTTAGGGTCCAGTTCCACACATGCACCGTCCATGGAGCCCAGCTGTGGTTTGGGAAACAGGAGTTGGACCAGGCCTGCACCGGTACCTACACCTACTGACACTAATATAAAGATccacacatgtactgtacatagatACACAAAACTTGTAGGTGCAGATGCATCGTCAATGAATACATAATGCATAGATGCTTGTAGATATTTGTGAAAATGGATAAATTAAAGCCTTTCTCTGTTGTATATCTGtgttcctctctcccctcctctctctctctctctccccctctctttctctgactctGTAGATAACCGTTTCCCCTCTGATGCCACTGTGGAGTTCGTCTTCTCATATGGTCCAGAGCGTGTCCGAGGTGCTCACCTGCGCTGTCAACACCCTGTGTGTCATGACCACATCAACATACAGTGCATGTGTTGTATGCGTGTTTGTTTTAGCATGTGATTGTTTACACGTGTGTCCTCACTCTGTGCGTGTCACGGCCAGGTCGCGAGTTCCAGAAGAATGACGTAAGCGTAAAGGTGGACTACAACACGTCGGATCCTGTGGTGCGGTGGGACTCTTATGACAACTTTAACATGCACCATCAGGACAGCGCAGAGGGTAAACAGACATGCCattgtgtgcgcgcacatgagaaaatacacacacacacacacacacacacacagatggacagacCTTTTTAAAGTAGTAATGcagaggatacacacacacacacacacacacacacacacacacacacacacacacacacacacacacacacacacacacacacacacacacacacacaaacctttttATAGTAGTAATGCATTACTTATAGTAATACATAGTAGTagtaatacaatagtattaCATTATagtattacacatacacactcagactaCTGTATAATATACAGATATATACATGAGCTCTTTAGTCCTCTGGTAACCCCTGTTCTCTCCCCTTACACAGATATTGCTCACACACGGGGTCCTCTGGATGGTAGTCTGTACGCCCAGGTGAAGAAGCGGCGTGCTCCAGGCTCTAGTGGCCTGCCCTCGGCCAACGGTTGTCCCTCCAGCCCCGAGTCACCAGCTCTGCCCACCGCTCAGTCCCAGCCTCGGCCTCCCGACCACCTGGGCACCCCGAGCCCCACTCCCCCCGGCCCGCCCGCACACCAGGAGCGCCTGGACCTAGAGCTCCTGctgggagaggtggagggagagagggagcgagggagggtgCGCGAGAGGGAGACGGCCATTCTGGATGACGGGGAGAGCTCGCCGCTCAGGCCGACGGACTCCTGCTGCCCGCGCACATACTCCCCTGGACCGCGCTCGCCCTGTAGTCTCCCTCCGAGCTGCGGGACCAATGGACACTACCTGGAGCGGAGGGACGCAGCCTCTAAGGGGCCGGCCCCGAAGCACCACACGCTCCCCGTCAGCCGGACGTCGCCCCCTCCGCTGCTGGAGCCCTGCCTGTCCCACCCGGACCTCCTGTGGGACAGGGGGCGCTGTCTGCACCGCTCCTGCAGCCATACGCCGTCCCGGCAGCACTACTCCTACCCTGCTCAGGGCATCGGAGGCCCCTTGTCGCTCTCGCcgcaccacccccacccccacccccacccccacgcgcacacactcccctcctctcccaggAGCTACTGTCCAGCGGAGGTGTGCTCTCTCTACCACTACGCCCCCCACTCCCATGGGCACGCGCCggcccctcctccccctcgcGTCCTGCACCAGCCGCTGCCCCCGAGCCCCTACCACGAGCTGAGGTTCAGCACCACGGCGTCCACTGCCTGCCCGTGCCCAGACTGCGCCTGCCTGCGTCGGGAGGAGCCCACGCTGCTTCGTCTTGCGCCCGGCCAGTCGGAGGGCCACCACCCTTGGGGCCGAGAGGCGTCCGGCTTCGGCTACAGGCGGGAGGGACATCCGGTGTGGGACAGGGAGGCGGAGTCCCCGTgggagagggagcaggaagCGGAATTCTGGCGCCGACACTCGGCGATGACCGCTTACCGGCACTGCCACTCGCCCCAGGCGCACGACTTGCCCCCATCGTACCTCCAGGAGGGGCAGCCGCCAGCGACGTCGCCGTCCGGCATGGCCAGCCCCTTCCCCAGCCCGCACAGCTCCAGCAGCGGCTACCACACGCCCCAGGCCGCCTGCCCCTGCTCCCCCGCCCTGCACTCGCTGCCTCCCAGCAGAGAGAGCCACGGCTACGGATCCGGGGGCCAGTCAAGGATGGCCTCCCCTCTGCCGGCCACCCCGTCCCTGCAGAGAGCCAGCCAACCAGAGGGGCGCCTCAGCCAGGCCCTGAGACCCACTGCTGGGGCTAGCAGCCAAGCTGGCCAGCAGAGCAGAACTGCAGGTGATGCTGACACCtggtgttattattattatcactatgttattgttgttattgtatgtattgtacatacactactcacaaaaagtcagGGATATTCCGCTTTTGGGTGAAATTTCCGGATGAACcttccccgaccagtaggaacggctgaagtgtccttgagcaaggcacctaacccctcactgctccccgagcgctgctgtaacaaggcagctcactgctccgggttagtgtgtgcatcacctcactgtgtgttcactgtgtgctctgtgtgttcactaattcatggatgggataaatgcagagaccaaattcctggtatacttggcctagaaatctgatttacattttgtgagtagtgtatagttaaattgacaataaagttgacattgactttgacttttgcaCAAACTACTTTGACAGTAATCCTTTTCTAGTTTCCACTCATGAGATAAGTGGAACGCTTACTGCTAGTCGTCTGATAAACCTCTATCTCTGTCAGTGGAGTCAGTTGTCATTGCGTCATCAGCTGCCAGCTGTAACCATTGTCTGTGGCGTTTTGCTCTTCTTCCTCTGGGGGCCATGTTTCCACCCTCTCCTGATGTAGATGTGGATGACCAGAGGACGTCAGATGCTCTGTCCAGGCCATCCAGCAGGAAAGCTGATGCATCCCCTGACTCCGAGCCTTCCCATAATGGAAACCAggctcaacaacacacacagaacaggtcTTTATCGTCCACACTCTGACCACCTCATTGATCTCTCATCTGTCTCTCACCTCAGTCCTTTTTCCATTCcttcatgtcatttatttatttatgtattgctGTATTTGTCCTTGATATCTAGAGGGCATACTTAAGTGACTGGGAATTTACTCTTTCATACTTCTTCATTTTCTTTTAGACAAGTTGAAGGGTCATGATTGATGTCTTATCACACTGTCCTTTGTTATTTTAGTTCTACTGGGACTAAAGTAGAGGAACAGAGATCCACTCCTGAAGTGCCTTCCAAGCAGCTGTCATCCTCTCATGGCTCACAAACAGGCCCGGACCGAATCCAGTGCCCTCGGCCAACTGTGGCTCAGCAGAAAGAATCCCGTAGTGGGGACGCGATACATCCAGGCCCTGCTCTTGCGGAGAGAGGCGTCCAAGGCAGCTGCAAGCTCTCCATGGCTCCCAGCAAGAGTTCGCCGAGACAGAGCTTCCACTCACAGCCGCCAGCTGCTCCAGAGACTGCCGCCAAAGAATCCACTAATGAATTGTCAACAAGTTCTGGCGAGCTGCGTTCCAGCCCCCGTCCTCCCTCGTCCTCAAGCGCCTCTCCCCAGGCGACCACTGCAGCGAAGACCGACGGCCCTGCCTTCCGGAACGATCCGTGCCCGGAACCTGTCAAGGTGCAGGTGCAGGTTCTGCGCTCGAGCCCGACCTTTAGCTCCACCCCTGACTCCACCCCGGCGTCCACGCCGTGTCCGACCACCAGCCGCTGCCCGTCCTCTGAGTTGTCCTCGCTGGCCGTGGTGTCCGCCGATGGTCGGAGGCTCACCCCGCAGATGGACAGCGTGTCGTGCAGCAGTGAGGCGggcagcggcggcagcagcagctgcgGCGACCTCCGGGCGCCCTCGCCCGTACCGGACGGTCAGGCCACTCCATCCTTCCCGCTGCCGTCCCACTACTACCCGCTGCTCACCGTGCCCCACGTGCCCTACACGGGCTACACGGCCGTCACCATCCCCGCCACCCCCCCACAGCCGCCTCTGCCTGAGAAGCGCAGGCCTCTGGGCCTCCAGCACGGCTCGCCCAGCAGGGCCTCGGCTCTCCGCACCTCCACCGGGGCCCTCTCCAGCTCCTCGCTCTCGGTCAGCTCCGgacccagctccagctccagctccacgTCCCAGCTGCACGTCACATTCTCGCCCGCGGTCAGCGAGCTGACCCCACCCCCGGCCTCCCGGCTAGCCACAGCAGCACGCAGCGCAGGGGAGGAGGCAGGAAGTCGTGTCAGTGCCAAGTTTGTGCAGGACAGCTCCAAGTTCTGGTATAAGCCAGGAATCT
Above is a genomic segment from Alosa sapidissima isolate fAloSap1 chromosome 4, fAloSap1.pri, whole genome shotgun sequence containing:
- the LOC121707367 gene encoding tensin-2-like isoform X2 yields the protein MGCAQSGQWCVKERNSAAVGLPKTRDCSEDCPEILSLTELGKVGPHHFKEKNFKKKHHCGVCKQTIDSHGLFCKDCKIAVHNKCEAKAPSSCVPPSEQQGSVKPAGQKSKSCLFRSGSEDCVMDRVMERHYDFDLTYITERIISVFFLPNLDEERYRGNLKEVAAMLKSKHQDKFLLLNLSEKRHDISRLNPKVHDFGWPDLHAPPLDKICAICKAMESWLTSDPQHVVVLHCKGNKGKTGVIVAAYMHYSKISAGADQALSTVAMRKFCEDKISPFFQPSQNRYIYYFGGLLSGSIKMNSSPLFLHQVLIPSLPDFQTGGGYSPFLKIYQSLQLVYTSGIYDVQGSGSSRVCVTIEPALLLKGDIMVKCYHRHMHGYGRDCVFRVQFHTCTVHGAQLWFGKQELDQACTDNRFPSDATVEFVFSYGPERVRGREFQKNDVSVKVDYNTSDPVVRWDSYDNFNMHHQDSAEDIAHTRGPLDGSLYAQVKKRRAPGSSGLPSANGCPSSPESPALPTAQSQPRPPDHLGTPSPTPPGPPAHQERLDLELLLGEVEGERERGRVRERETAILDDGESSPLRPTDSCCPRTYSPGPRSPCSLPPSCGTNGHYLERRDAASKGPAPKHHTLPVSRTSPPPLLEPCLSHPDLLWDRGRCLHRSCSHTPSRQHYSYPAQGIGGPLSLSPHHPHPHPHPHAHTLPSSPRSYCPAEVCSLYHYAPHSHGHAPAPPPPRVLHQPLPPSPYHELRFSTTASTACPCPDCACLRREEPTLLRLAPGQSEGHHPWGREASGFGYRREGHPVWDREAESPWEREQEAEFWRRHSAMTAYRHCHSPQAHDLPPSYLQEGQPPATSPSGMASPFPSPHSSSSGYHTPQAACPCSPALHSLPPSRESHGYGSGGQSRMASPLPATPSLQRASQPEGRLSQALRPTAGASSQAGQQSRTAALLPLGAMFPPSPDVDVDDQRTSDALSRPSSRKADASPDSEPSHNGNQAQQHTQNSSTGTKVEEQRSTPEVPSKQLSSSHGSQTGPDRIQCPRPTVAQQKESRSGDAIHPGPALAERGVQGSCKLSMAPSKSSPRQSFHSQPPAAPETAAKESTNELSTSSGELRSSPRPPSSSSASPQATTAAKTDGPAFRNDPCPEPVKVQVQVLRSSPTFSSTPDSTPASTPCPTTSRCPSSELSSLAVVSADGRRLTPQMDSVSCSSEAGSGGSSSCGDLRAPSPVPDGQATPSFPLPSHYYPLLTVPHVPYTGYTAVTIPATPPQPPLPEKRRPLGLQHGSPSRASALRTSTGALSSSSLSVSSGPSSSSSSTSQLHVTFSPAVSELTPPPASRLATAARSAGEEAGSRVSAKFVQDSSKFWYKPGISRDQAIAVLRDKEPGSFLIRDSNSFQGAYGLALKVATPPANANNHGSRGDPLEQLVRHFLIETGSRGVKIKGCQNESYFGSLSALVYQHSITPISLPCALRIPEKDLVGELQELQSGTNTSTAADLLKQGAACNVLYLSSVETESLTGPQAISKATKVTLSQEPRPTATVVHFKVSAQGITLTDNQRRVFFRRHYPINSVTFSNVDPQDQRMFGFVAKRTSSSSENVCHLFAELDPEQPATAIVNFINKIMLGPQLRR
- the LOC121707367 gene encoding tensin-2-like isoform X3 — translated: MGCAQSGQWCVKERNSAAVGLPKTRDCSEDCPEILSLTELGKVGPHHFKEKNFKKKHHCGVCKQTIDSHGLFCKDCKIAVHNKCEAKAPSSCVPPSEQQGSVKPAGQKSKSCLFRSGSEDCVMDRVMERHYDFDLTYITERIISVFFLPNLDEERYRGNLKEVAAMLKSKHQDKFLLLNLSEKRHDISRLNPKVHDFGWPDLHAPPLDKICAICKAMESWLTSDPQHVVVLHCKGNKGKTGVIVAAYMHYSKISAGADQALSTVAMRKFCEDKISPFFQPSQNRYIYYFGGLLSGSIKMNSSPLFLHQVLIPSLPDFQTGGGYSPFLKIYQSLQLVYTSGIYDVQGSGSSRVCVTIEPALLLKGDIMVKCYHRHMHGYGRDCVFRVQFHTCTVHGAQLWFGKQELDQACTDNRFPSDATVEFVFSYGPERVRGREFQKNDVSVKVDYNTSDPVVRWDSYDNFNMHHQDSAEDIAHTRGPLDGSLYAQVKKRRAPGSSGLPSANGCPSSPESPALPTAQSQPRPPDHLGTPSPTPPGPPAHQERLDLELLLGEVEGERERGRVRERETAILDDGESSPLRPTDSCCPRTYSPGPRSPCSLPPSCGTNGHYLERRDAASKGPAPKHHTLPVSRTSPPPLLEPCLSHPDLLWDRGRCLHRSCSHTPSRQHYSYPAQGIGGPLSLSPHHPHPHPHPHAHTLPSSPRSYCPAEVCSLYHYAPHSHGHAPAPPPPRVLHQPLPPSPYHELRFSTTASTACPCPDCACLRREEPTLLRLAPGQSEGHHPWGREASGFGYRREGHPVWDREAESPWEREQEAEFWRRHSAMTAYRHCHSPQAHDLPPSYLQEGQPPATSPSGMASPFPSPHSSSSGYHTPQAACPCSPALHSLPPSRESHGYGSGGQSRMASPLPATPSLQRASQPEGRLSQALRPTAGASSQAGQQSRTADVDDQRTSDALSRPSSRKADASPDSEPSHNGNQAQQHTQNSSTGTKVEEQRSTPEVPSKQLSSSHGSQTGPDRIQCPRPTVAQQKESRSGDAIHPGPALAERGVQGSCKLSMAPSKSSPRQSFHSQPPAAPETAAKESTNELSTSSGELRSSPRPPSSSSASPQATTAAKTDGPAFRNDPCPEPVKVQVQVLRSSPTFSSTPDSTPASTPCPTTSRCPSSELSSLAVVSADGRRLTPQMDSVSCSSEAGSGGSSSCGDLRAPSPVPDGQATPSFPLPSHYYPLLTVPHVPYTGYTAVTIPATPPQPPLPEKRRPLGLQHGSPSRASALRTSTGALSSSSLSVSSGPSSSSSSTSQLHVTFSPAVSELTPPPASRLATAARSAGEEAGSRVSAKFVQDSSKFWYKPGISRDQAIAVLRDKEPGSFLIRDSNSFQGAYGLALKVATPPANANNHGSRGDPLEQLVRHFLIETGSRGVKIKGCQNESYFGSLSALVYQHSITPISLPCALRIPEKDLVGELQELQSGTNTSTAADLLKQGAACNVLYLSSVETESLTGPQAISKATKVTLSQEPRPTATVVHFKVSAQGITLTDNQRRVFFRRHYPINSVTFSNVDPQDQRWTNADNNTSTKMFGFVAKRTSSSSENVCHLFAELDPEQPATAIVNFINKIMLGPQLRR